The following DNA comes from Methylophilus sp. 5.
CAGTCGCAGCAGGCACCCACTCGAGCTTGACGCCGCGCTTGGTCAACGCCTCCTCAAGGCCGGTTTCACTGGCCAGCTCAGTGCTGCCCAAATAACGGGTTTTGCCATTGAGGTTATAAGCGACGGTGGCAATTTTCACCACAGTGGGGTCGGTTTCGGCGGCGTGAGCACCAGGCACAGCCAACACAGTCAGCGCCAAGGCTGACAATACATATTGTAAAAATCTATTCACTACTTACTCCTTTTTTATTCTCAAACCAGGCGCAACAGGGCTTTAGGCAACTGCCGCATATTGATGCAGTTGTTGTTCGGCATCACGCAGCGGCCTAATATCAATCCACGCATCGAGGTCAAAGTCTTTATCCAGCAGGCCATGCACCAGCATGAAGTTCTTTTGTTGGCGGAACAGTTCTATGCGCTCTGGCGACAAATCCGGCGCCAACTGCAAATGAAAGTGTTCACCATAAGCGGTGGCCACACCGTCTTCGCCAGAACGGGTTTCGGATGCCAGAATGTCACGCACACCGTTGAGGTTGCTCTTGGCCCACTCTGCCGCCCGTAAGGTCTGGTAGAGAAAACGCACCACCAGGTCATAATGATTGTCCAGCAATGACTGATGCACGGTAATCGGCCGCGGCGTGCCATTATTCACACGGCTAGACAACGCAGGATAACTATCGAGGTCTATGCCGACCACCGCGCCGACACGTTTCGCAGCATCTACAGCAGACGCGCCTTTTACATACACGGCATCCACCTTGCCTTCAATCAGTGCATCCAGGCCAGACCACAATTCACCCAGACCATTGCGGTTGCCACTGCCAGCAGGCACCTCCACCAGCGTGACATCATCCAATGTTAATCCGGCAATATTCAATGCACCTTTATAGCCATGCAAACTCATGCCACGAGCGATACTGCTGCCACGCACATGGCTGGCAATCGGGTGCTCAATAAAAGCAGGCAATGCCAGGCGCAAGCCTTTTAATTGCGCAGGCTCGGTAATGCCGCTATCTGGCCGTACCAAAATCGCTTGCCACTCGTCAATCCAGGTCAGGCCGATGAGTTTGGTGGGTGCGCCTTGCGCTTTGGCCGCCAGCGCCAGCAAATTGCCGCCTTCACGAATCAAGCTAGGCAACGCGTGATCATAATGATGTTTAGACAACTCTTTGGGCGCCTCTTGCAAGGTGGCAATATTAATGTTGTCGCGCGCGAACTCTTCGCTGAGCCAGCCTAACTTATAGGCCAGGCCTGTGGCGGTCGGCACCGGGCAACGCGTAAACCAGAGTTGGTCAATAGTGTGTGTTGTGGTCACGAGCTCGCTCCTGGTTACAAGTCAGATGGACGTAACAAGCCTTCTTCTTTGGCTTGGTCATACAGCTTGGACATTTTCCATTGCTGCTTTAATACGCCTGGGCCATATTCACGCGAACCACCCAAGGCCTCTGCCAATGTCTGCAATTTAGCGCCCTCTTCCAGTAACAAAATAAACTCGGCCAATTTGCGCAAGCCTTGTTTGCCCCACACCGTGGAACCACCATTGGCTTCGAGGATGGCGGTGTGATGCGGGTTAATCGCAATCTGGTCTAAAATAAAATCAACCTCTTGCTGACGGCGATCAATATAAATCGGTAATTCTTTAATCAGGTTAAAACGCTGCACGGGTACATAACGAATTGGCAAGGTGCGATGTGTTTGCGCCCAGGCACCCAAATAAGTGGAATGTATGTGCGAAATAGTGGTTACTTCTGGCCGCACCTGAAACAACTTGGTGTAACGGCCAGCGCCGGCGCCGCTGCCTTTACCGCTCACTACGGTGCCATCAAACCCAACCACGGTGGCTTCAATCGGCTTGCCTTTGTTAAACGGGCCCGGATCATTGACGATGATCAACTTGTCCTGGCCTGGCACGCGGTGTACAAAGCCTACAGTGCCATTGGCAGTGATGGTGTCCGTCTCACGAAACACGTCAAATGCCAGTTTGGCTTCTGCCACAGTCTCACTCACGTAACGTTCCAGATCCAGTTCGGTATTAATAGTCACGACAGTCATTGTCAGTCCTTTCAAAATGCATGCGAAAACAACATGAGCAATAGTGCAAAGACTGTGCCACCAACAACAGATAAAACTTACAATTAAAAATCAATCACTTATAAAAAATATACAAAAAAAACGGCTGTTGCCAACGCAACAAGTGTTGCGATTAACACAGCAAAATGTTGAATTCCCGCGAGCATCTGTGTGGCATTCAATATAACAAATATGAATATTGTTATAATTTATAGAACTTTGACTTATTAATGATCAATGTAATATAGTGACTCGCCTGTTAATAAGGAGTCAATGATGAGCGCACAACGATGGGATATCCGCGATTCGTACACCGAACGTACCGATCATGTGATCACACACCCGAATCCGTCTGCCGTCAGCTTGTCCGTGCGGGCAAGTGCACTGGTGTTCAGCGATCCCAAATCACAAAACTTGCTGTCTTTGATCGAACGGATTGCCTCCAGCAATGCGACCGCACTGATCATTGGTGAAACAGGCACCGGCAAAGAGCTGATTGCCCGTCATATTCACTCGCTCAGCAACCGCAGAAACGGGCCGTTTCAGGCAATTAATTGCGGTGCCTTCTCAGAGACCCTGGTTGAAAGCGAATTATTTGGCTACGAAAAAGGCGCGTTTACCGGCGCCAATGCGTCCAAAGTCGGCTGGTTTGAAACCGCCAACGGCGGCACCTTATTTTTGGATGAAATCGGTGACTTGCCGCAATCGACCCAGGTGAAGTTATTACGTGTCTTGCAAGAACGTGAAGTGGTACGCGTAGGCGCCAGAAAGCCGATCCCGATTGATGTGCGCCTGATTGCAGCCACCAACGTCAACCTGGAAGAAGCCGTCAAAGCCGGACGCTTCCGCGAAGACTTGTACTACCGGATTAAAGTCGTGCCAATTGAACTGCTGCCATTGCGCGAGCGTCGCGGCGACATTTTGCCGTTAGTTGAGCACTTTTTAACTGTTTATCGCAACAAGTTGAATACATCTGACCACAAACTGGCGCCTGAAACCACCTCGCTACTGATGGAGTATCCATGGCCAGGCAATATTCGTGAGCTGGAAAACGTCATCCACCGTGCGGTGTTGGTGAGCACATCGGATACGCTGTACCCCAAAGATTTGAACCTGCCTAAAATCAGCTTTAACCGGCCGGAGTTAACGGCAGATGAAGACAGCGGCTATTCAGCACCACTGCCGGGCCGCGTCAGCTACGAGCGCCAAAGTGCGCTCTACAAACTGGAAAGCATACTCGAGGAGTTATTTGAGCAAGGGCCTGAAAACTTGTATGAACTGATTAATGGCACCACCGTCAGCAAGGCGTATGCGCATAGCAAAAACAATCAGGTACACGCAGCAAAACTACTCGGCATCAGCAGGAATATCCTGCGCGCCAGGTTAAAAGAACTCAACCTGATCGCATAAAAAAAGAGGGGAGAATATCCCCTCTTTTTTTACGCTAAAACAAAGTGTTAAGCCACCAGCGCTTCTGGCACATTCTGCTTGATTAACACAGCTGCTTGCGCCAATGCCTGATCAATGCGTTGCTCAATCACGGTGCTGTCTAGTTGATAGTCAGTGAACTCAGCATCTCTGGCATAAATCGTGGTCGGAATGGTATACATGCCGAAAAAACTGGCCAGGCTTCTTAAGTGGGACTCGAGCACCAGCGCATGATGATCACTGCCGCCGGTGGCGACTAAAATAGCCACTTTACCGGTGAGTTTTTTCGGGTCTACCAGATCAAAAAAGTGTTTGAGTAAACCGGTGTAGGAGGCTTTATATACGGGCGTGCCTATGATGATGATATCTGCCTGATGCAGTTTATCGTAAGCCTGCGTCAAGGCAGGCGGAAACTGGTTAAATGACACGGTAGGCCCCAGGTCTGCGGCCAGTTTGGCAATATCAATCACCTCACCCGGACTATGAAACTTTTGGCTCGCCTTGGCAACGGCAGCCTCCACCAGCGATAGCGTTCTGGAGGGCGCCGTGATATTTCCAGAGACTCCAATGATTCTTGGCATGTGATTTCCTGATTAAACAATGTTTTTACTTAACAGCAAATAAAATGCCAGATTCAAACCTTTTTATAATCAATGGGTTAAAAAAACAGATGCTGCTAAATCAACAACCAG
Coding sequences within:
- a CDS encoding ABC transporter substrate-binding protein, which gives rise to MTTTHTIDQLWFTRCPVPTATGLAYKLGWLSEEFARDNINIATLQEAPKELSKHHYDHALPSLIREGGNLLALAAKAQGAPTKLIGLTWIDEWQAILVRPDSGITEPAQLKGLRLALPAFIEHPIASHVRGSSIARGMSLHGYKGALNIAGLTLDDVTLVEVPAGSGNRNGLGELWSGLDALIEGKVDAVYVKGASAVDAAKRVGAVVGIDLDSYPALSSRVNNGTPRPITVHQSLLDNHYDLVVRFLYQTLRAAEWAKSNLNGVRDILASETRSGEDGVATAYGEHFHLQLAPDLSPERIELFRQQKNFMLVHGLLDKDFDLDAWIDIRPLRDAEQQLHQYAAVA
- a CDS encoding class II aldolase/adducin family protein, translating into MTVVTINTELDLERYVSETVAEAKLAFDVFRETDTITANGTVGFVHRVPGQDKLIIVNDPGPFNKGKPIEATVVGFDGTVVSGKGSGAGAGRYTKLFQVRPEVTTISHIHSTYLGAWAQTHRTLPIRYVPVQRFNLIKELPIYIDRRQQEVDFILDQIAINPHHTAILEANGGSTVWGKQGLRKLAEFILLLEEGAKLQTLAEALGGSREYGPGVLKQQWKMSKLYDQAKEEGLLRPSDL
- a CDS encoding sigma-54-dependent Fis family transcriptional regulator, which translates into the protein MSAQRWDIRDSYTERTDHVITHPNPSAVSLSVRASALVFSDPKSQNLLSLIERIASSNATALIIGETGTGKELIARHIHSLSNRRNGPFQAINCGAFSETLVESELFGYEKGAFTGANASKVGWFETANGGTLFLDEIGDLPQSTQVKLLRVLQEREVVRVGARKPIPIDVRLIAATNVNLEEAVKAGRFREDLYYRIKVVPIELLPLRERRGDILPLVEHFLTVYRNKLNTSDHKLAPETTSLLMEYPWPGNIRELENVIHRAVLVSTSDTLYPKDLNLPKISFNRPELTADEDSGYSAPLPGRVSYERQSALYKLESILEELFEQGPENLYELINGTTVSKAYAHSKNNQVHAAKLLGISRNILRARLKELNLIA
- a CDS encoding NAD(P)H-dependent oxidoreductase, with amino-acid sequence MPRIIGVSGNITAPSRTLSLVEAAVAKASQKFHSPGEVIDIAKLAADLGPTVSFNQFPPALTQAYDKLHQADIIIIGTPVYKASYTGLLKHFFDLVDPKKLTGKVAILVATGGSDHHALVLESHLRSLASFFGMYTIPTTIYARDAEFTDYQLDSTVIEQRIDQALAQAAVLIKQNVPEALVA